Proteins encoded together in one Priestia aryabhattai window:
- a CDS encoding 6-phospho-beta-glucosidase produces MTKGIKIVTIGGGSSYTPELIEGFIKRYDELPVRELWLVDVEEGKEKLEIVGNLAKRMVKKSGLPIDVHLTLDRREALKDADFVTTQFRVGLLDARAKDERIPLKYGVLGQETNGPGGLFKGLRTIPIILDICRDIEELCPEAWLINFTNPAGMVTEAVLRYSNIKKIVGLCNVPIGMEMGIAKLLDVDHSRIRIDFAGLNHMVYGLDVYVDGVSVKDQVIDLLSDPNNSSFVKNVAGLGWEPEFTKALSALTCPYHMYYYKTREMVEKEIVNYEKGETRAEVVKQLEKELFELYKDPNLDSKPPQLEQRGGAYYSDAAVRLITSIYTDKGDIQPVNTINNGAIASIPADSAVEVSCIITKDGPKPISVGDLPVPVRGLVQTIKSFERIAAEAAVTGDYDKAILALTINPLVASDKLAKQIVDEMLEAHKDYLPQFFKTVQA; encoded by the coding sequence ATGACAAAAGGTATTAAGATTGTAACGATTGGCGGAGGTTCAAGCTATACGCCTGAACTAATAGAAGGTTTTATTAAACGATATGATGAACTTCCAGTTCGAGAACTGTGGCTAGTAGACGTGGAAGAAGGAAAAGAAAAATTAGAGATTGTTGGGAATTTAGCGAAGCGAATGGTGAAAAAATCAGGTTTGCCAATTGATGTTCATTTAACGTTAGATCGAAGAGAAGCACTAAAAGATGCAGATTTCGTAACGACTCAGTTTCGCGTTGGTTTGTTAGATGCACGAGCGAAAGATGAAAGAATACCGCTTAAATACGGGGTGCTCGGTCAAGAGACAAACGGACCGGGCGGATTATTTAAAGGACTTCGTACGATTCCTATTATTTTAGATATCTGCCGTGACATTGAAGAGTTATGTCCAGAAGCTTGGCTGATTAACTTCACAAATCCTGCGGGAATGGTAACAGAAGCAGTACTTCGCTATAGTAACATTAAAAAGATTGTAGGACTTTGTAATGTGCCAATCGGAATGGAAATGGGGATTGCTAAACTGCTTGATGTAGACCACTCTCGCATCCGAATTGACTTTGCTGGTTTAAATCACATGGTCTATGGATTAGATGTATATGTAGATGGCGTAAGTGTCAAAGATCAAGTTATTGATTTATTGAGTGATCCAAATAACAGCAGCTTTGTAAAAAATGTAGCGGGACTTGGATGGGAGCCAGAATTTACAAAAGCGCTAAGTGCGTTAACTTGTCCATACCACATGTACTATTATAAAACGCGTGAAATGGTAGAAAAAGAAATTGTTAATTATGAAAAAGGTGAAACGAGAGCAGAAGTGGTAAAACAGTTGGAAAAAGAGCTATTTGAACTGTACAAAGATCCTAACTTAGACAGTAAACCGCCTCAATTAGAACAGCGCGGTGGCGCCTATTATAGTGATGCAGCCGTTCGGTTGATTACATCCATTTATACGGATAAAGGCGATATTCAGCCTGTAAATACCATTAATAATGGTGCTATAGCAAGCATTCCAGCTGATTCTGCCGTAGAAGTAAGCTGTATCATTACAAAAGATGGTCCGAAACCAATTTCAGTCGGCGACCTCCCTGTACCTGTCCGCGGTCTTGTTCAAACAATTAAGTCATTTGAGCGGATTGCAGCTGAAGCAGCAGTGACAGGGGATTATGACAAAGCTATTTTAGCATTAACCATTAATCCTCTTGTGGCTTCTGATAAACTAGCTAAGCAAATTGTAGATGAGATGTTAGAAGCTCATAAAGATTACTTGCCTCAATTTTTTAAAACTGTTCAAGCCTGA
- a CDS encoding sensor histidine kinase — MIHLLIMMVERVGVIVIIGFLLAHTKVFRQFLRKQQGYKGKAVLIFIFSLFSIISNYTGIEIQGTIIRNEDLLLKVDPSSSIANTRIMGVEMGGLLGGPFVGLGVGLLAGVHRFMLGGSTAFSCAVSSVLAGVLTGYIGYAYRKKHRTITPRFAALVGIAMETLQMLIILLFAKPFDSAWTLVSIIAIPMIIVNGTGSYIFLSIIQSILRQEEQMRALQTHKVLLIADQTLPHFRQGLTAESCENVANIIHRFTGTDAVSLTDTHKILAHVGEGIDHHVPSHSLITGLSHEVLKTGKIMKAKSREQIDCQHKDCPLHAAIVMPLTSHGITIGTLKMYFKDASGLSRVEEELAEGLAKLFSTQLELGEAELRSKLLKDAEIKALQAQVNPHFLFNAINTISALCRQDVEKARKLLLQLSIYFRSNLQGARQLLIPLSKELDHVHAYLSLEQARFPNKYEIDMYIEQGLDDVLLPPFILQVLVENAIRHAFPRKQKHCRVEIYIETKDKYVYVKVKDNGQGIDAKRLQMLGNQPVFSEKGTGTALYNIKQRLHGLFGKETTLEFDVTEGTTVSFVIPIELKSEGM; from the coding sequence ATGATTCATTTATTAATTATGATGGTAGAACGAGTCGGAGTTATTGTCATTATAGGTTTTTTGCTGGCACATACAAAAGTTTTTCGGCAATTTCTCCGCAAACAGCAAGGTTATAAAGGAAAAGCTGTACTTATTTTCATCTTTTCTCTTTTTAGCATTATTAGTAACTACACGGGAATTGAAATTCAAGGAACGATTATTCGAAATGAAGATTTATTATTAAAGGTAGATCCATCAAGCTCGATTGCAAATACGCGAATTATGGGTGTGGAAATGGGCGGTCTGCTTGGCGGTCCTTTTGTTGGTTTAGGAGTAGGACTACTTGCTGGCGTTCATCGCTTTATGTTAGGAGGAAGTACGGCGTTTAGCTGTGCGGTTTCATCCGTTTTGGCAGGGGTGTTAACTGGATATATCGGCTATGCATACCGAAAAAAACATCGAACGATTACACCGCGCTTTGCTGCACTTGTAGGCATAGCGATGGAAACGCTTCAGATGCTAATTATTTTATTGTTTGCTAAACCATTTGATTCGGCATGGACGCTAGTGAGTATTATTGCTATTCCAATGATCATTGTTAATGGTACGGGAAGCTATATCTTCTTATCCATTATTCAGTCCATTTTACGACAAGAGGAGCAAATGAGAGCGCTTCAGACACACAAAGTATTATTAATCGCGGATCAAACTCTTCCTCATTTTCGTCAGGGTCTCACTGCTGAATCATGTGAAAATGTTGCAAACATTATTCATCGCTTCACAGGTACGGATGCTGTTTCGTTAACTGATACGCACAAAATTTTAGCTCATGTAGGAGAAGGAATTGATCACCACGTTCCTTCGCATAGTTTAATTACCGGGCTGTCTCACGAAGTGCTGAAGACAGGAAAAATTATGAAAGCGAAATCTAGAGAACAAATTGATTGTCAGCATAAAGACTGCCCGCTTCATGCTGCTATTGTAATGCCGCTTACTTCTCACGGTATCACAATTGGAACACTAAAAATGTATTTTAAAGATGCAAGCGGGTTAAGCCGGGTGGAGGAAGAGCTGGCAGAAGGATTGGCTAAACTTTTTTCAACTCAGCTAGAGCTCGGCGAAGCAGAGCTTCGAAGTAAATTGCTAAAAGATGCGGAGATTAAAGCCTTACAGGCACAGGTGAATCCTCACTTTTTATTTAATGCCATTAATACGATATCGGCGCTGTGCAGACAAGACGTAGAAAAAGCCAGAAAGCTGCTTTTGCAGCTAAGCATTTATTTTCGTTCCAATTTGCAGGGGGCAAGGCAGCTGTTGATTCCGTTATCAAAAGAGCTTGATCATGTTCACGCGTATTTATCGCTTGAACAAGCCAGGTTTCCTAATAAATACGAAATTGACATGTATATTGAACAAGGACTAGATGATGTCTTGCTTCCGCCGTTTATTCTCCAAGTGCTTGTGGAGAATGCAATTCGGCACGCATTTCCGCGTAAACAAAAGCACTGTCGTGTAGAAATTTATATTGAGACAAAAGATAAATATGTATACGTAAAGGTAAAAGATAATGGACAAGGTATAGACGCAAAACGATTGCAAATGCTTGGCAATCAGCCCGTTTTTTCAGAAAAAGGAACGGGGACAGCTCTTTACAATATTAAACAACGTTTGCATGGATTGTTTGGAAAAGAAACAACGCTGGAGTTTGACGTAACAGAAGGAACAACGGTTTCGTTTGTTATACCAATTGAATTAAAAAGCGAGGGTATGTAA
- a CDS encoding LytR/AlgR family response regulator transcription factor — protein sequence MLRVLIVDDEMLARDELKYLLHRTKEVDLIEEAESIEEALDKMMDEKPDLLFLDIQLSDDSGFDIAKRLKKMKNPPAIIFATAYDQYALQAFEVDAIDYILKPFDEERVVQAIHKYKKMHVPHHAVKEEESIGESSSQTGKLAISVDDSIVLVNVEDILFTGLIEGEVTIQTITESYHTADTLAMLEKKLPSQSFIRVHRAYIVNVHYISEVQPWFNSTYNLVMKNDERVPVSRTYAKELKKRLGI from the coding sequence ATGCTGCGAGTACTAATAGTAGACGATGAAATGTTAGCGCGAGATGAATTAAAATATTTGCTGCACCGAACGAAAGAAGTAGACCTTATTGAAGAGGCGGAGAGTATCGAAGAGGCTTTGGATAAAATGATGGATGAAAAGCCGGATTTATTATTCTTAGATATACAATTGTCAGATGACAGCGGTTTTGATATTGCTAAAAGGCTTAAAAAAATGAAAAATCCGCCAGCTATTATATTTGCAACGGCGTACGATCAGTACGCTTTACAAGCCTTTGAAGTGGATGCAATTGACTACATTTTGAAGCCTTTTGATGAAGAAAGAGTGGTGCAGGCCATTCATAAATATAAAAAAATGCATGTCCCTCATCACGCTGTCAAAGAAGAAGAATCGATAGGAGAGTCTTCTTCTCAAACTGGAAAGTTAGCGATTTCTGTAGACGATTCGATTGTATTAGTGAATGTAGAGGATATTTTATTTACAGGATTGATAGAAGGAGAAGTCACGATTCAGACCATAACAGAATCCTATCATACTGCTGATACGCTGGCTATGCTAGAAAAAAAGCTCCCTTCTCAGTCGTTTATTCGTGTGCACCGGGCGTATATCGTTAACGTACATTATATTTCCGAAGTACAGCCATGGTTTAATTCTACGTATAATTTAGTGATGAAAAACGATGAGCGAGTTCCTGTCAGCCGTACATATGCTAAAGAATTGAAGAAACGTTTAGGAATTTAA
- the lrgA gene encoding antiholin-like murein hydrolase modulator LrgA — protein MSAKKVYGFLTQAFIFSVIMLISDFIAEHLPFPMPASVIGLVLLFLALCLKIIKLEQVESLGTALTSLIGFLFVPAGISVMNSLGVMQQYGIQICLVIIVATIILLGVTGLFSQLILGMTKDNKVKEEIKDVDMSKKTKKQDIA, from the coding sequence ATGAGTGCTAAAAAAGTGTATGGCTTTTTAACACAAGCATTTATTTTTTCCGTAATTATGTTGATTTCAGATTTTATTGCAGAGCATTTGCCTTTTCCAATGCCAGCTTCAGTCATTGGACTTGTACTGTTATTTCTTGCGCTGTGCTTGAAAATTATTAAACTAGAGCAAGTTGAATCACTGGGAACGGCTTTAACTTCTTTGATCGGATTTTTATTTGTGCCAGCAGGTATTTCTGTTATGAATTCATTAGGTGTGATGCAGCAGTACGGCATTCAAATTTGTTTAGTTATCATCGTGGCAACGATTATTTTGTTAGGCGTTACGGGCTTATTTTCACAGCTTATACTTGGCATGACAAAAGATAATAAAGTAAAAGAAGAAATAAAAGATGTAGATATGAGTAAAAAAACGAAAAAACAAGACATTGCTTAA
- the lrgB gene encoding antiholin-like protein LrgB, with protein MNPYFGIVVSLAAYGIGTYLFKKSKGFFLFTPLFVAMVLGIAFLKIGHFSYEEYSSGGKIISFFLEPATIAFAIPLYKQADKLKKYWWQILSSIAVGSVCSVAIIFAIAKGIHMDEVVMKSMLPQAATTAIALPLSQDIGGIPAITSFAVIFNAVIVYALGALFLKVFKVKNPISKGLALGTSGHALGVAVGIEMGEVEAAMASIAVVIVGVVTVAVIPIFVQLVM; from the coding sequence ATGAATCCGTATTTTGGAATCGTGGTTTCTTTAGCTGCGTACGGTATTGGAACGTATTTATTTAAAAAGTCAAAAGGGTTTTTCTTATTTACTCCTTTATTTGTGGCAATGGTACTCGGGATTGCTTTTTTGAAAATTGGTCACTTTTCTTATGAGGAATATAGTAGCGGTGGGAAAATTATCAGCTTCTTTTTAGAACCGGCAACAATTGCTTTTGCCATCCCTTTATATAAGCAAGCCGATAAATTAAAAAAGTACTGGTGGCAAATTCTTTCTTCTATTGCGGTAGGATCAGTTTGTTCGGTGGCGATTATTTTTGCGATTGCTAAAGGTATTCATATGGATGAAGTCGTGATGAAATCAATGCTTCCACAAGCAGCTACAACAGCGATTGCGCTGCCATTGTCTCAAGATATTGGAGGGATTCCTGCTATTACTTCCTTTGCTGTTATTTTTAATGCAGTCATCGTATATGCACTGGGCGCTTTATTTTTAAAAGTATTCAAAGTGAAAAATCCAATTTCGAAAGGATTAGCTCTTGGAACTTCTGGACATGCGCTCGGTGTAGCCGTGGGGATTGAAATGGGAGAAGTAGAGGCAGCCATGGCAAGTATTGCAGTTGTTATTGTAGGCGTCGTCACAGTTGCAGTTATTCCAATTTTTGTTCAGTTAGTCATGTAG